A region from the Arachis ipaensis cultivar K30076 chromosome B01, Araip1.1, whole genome shotgun sequence genome encodes:
- the LOC107616413 gene encoding cell division cycle 20.2, cofactor of APC complex translates to MDAGTWSSSMKTKSRCPLQDRRFIHRKASQENLDRFIPNRSAMDFSYAHYMLTEGKKEKENPVATSPARQAYQKQLAEAFNMNRTRILEFKNKPPAPVERIPKNFLSPPPQSKSSKPKRYIPQSSERTLDAPDILDDFYLNLLDWGSSNVLSIALGSTVYLWNASDSSTLELVTVDDDEGPVTSVSWAPDGRHLAIGLNNSHVQLWDSTACRLLRTLRGVHQSRVGSLAWNNHILTTGGMDGKIVNNDVRVRSHIVDTYRGHHQELCGLKWSPSGQQLASGGNDNLVHVWDRSMASSNSPTRWLHRLDEHRAAVKALAWCPFQANLLASGGGGADQCIKFWNTHTGACLNTVNAGSQVCALLWSKNERELLSSHGFSQNQLIIWKYPSMVKMAELTGHTSRVLYMTQSPDGCTVASAAGDETLRFWNVFGTPEASKPAPKATNTPPFAQFYFIR, encoded by the exons ATGGATGCCGGAACTTGGAGTTCTTCTATGAAGACAAAATCTCGATGCCCTCTCCAAGACCGCCGTTTCATCCACAGGAAAGCTTCTCAAGAAAAC TTGGACAGGTTCATCCCAAACAGGTCAGCCATGGATTTCAGTTATGCGCACTACATGCTAACGGagggaaagaaagagaaagaaaacccGGTGGCAACCTCGCCGGCACGACAAGCCTACCAGAAGCAACTGGCGGAGGCTTTCAACATGAACCGCACAAGAATCTTGGAATTCAAGAACAAGCCCCCTGCCCCTGTTGAACGAATCCCTAAGAATTTCCTCTCCCCGCCTCCTCAATCAAAATCCTCCAAGCCCAAGCGTTACATCCCTCAG AGTTCTGAGAGGACATTGGATGCTCCTGATATACTTGATGATTTCTACTTGAATCTGTTGGACTGGGGTAGCAGCAATGTCCTCAGCATTGCTCTAGGAAGCACAGTTTATCTTTGGAATGCCTCCGATAGTTCCACTTTGGAACTCGTGACagttgatgatgatgagggtcctGTAACGAGTGTTAGCTGGGCTCCTGATGGAAGACATTTAGCCATTGGTTTGAACAATTCCCATGTACAGCTTTGGGATTCTACTGCTTGTAGGCTG TTGAGAACACTGAGGGGTGTACACCAATCAAGAGTGGGTTCACTAGCTTGGAACAATCATATCCTCACAACAGGAGGCATGGATGGTAAAATCGTGAACAATGATGTTAGGGTGAGGTCTCATATTGTTGACACCTACAGGGGGCATCATCAGGAGTTGTGTGGTCTCAAGTGGTCTCCCTCGGGACAACAATTGGCAAGTGGGGGCAACGATAATCTGGTTCATGTATGGGACAGGTCCATGGCGTCATCCAATTCACCAACGCGATGGCTTCACAGGCTTGACGAGCACAGGGCTGCCGTGAAGGCACTGGCTTGGTGTCCATTCCAGGCAAACCTGCTAGCCTCTGGTGGAGGTGGGGCTGATCAATGCATTAAGTTCTGGAACACACACACCGGTGCTTGCTTGAATACTGTTAACGCAGGCTCTCAGGTGTGTGCTCTGTTGTGGAGTAAGAACGAGCGTGAGTTGCTTAGCTCGCACGGTTTCTCACAGAACCAGCTCATCATTTGGAAATACCCTTCTATGGTGAAGATGGCTGAACTCACTGGACATACGTCAAGGGTGCTTTACATGACTCAGAGTCCTGATGGGTGTACTGTGGCCTCTGCAGCAGGGGACGAGACTCTGCGGTTTTGGAATGTCTTTGGAACTCCAGAAGCATCTAAGCCAGCACCAAAAGCAACAAACACACCTCCCTTCGCTCAGTTCTATTTTATCCGATGA